TCTGCAGGTACTGGCCGGCGATGTTGATGCCGTTTTCGGAGAGCACCCGGTTGATCTCGGAGAGCACGCCAGGCACGTTGTCGTGGATGTGCAGCAGGCGGTGCTTGCCGGGGTGGGCCGGCAGGGCCACCTCGGGGAAGTTGACCGAGGTGACGGTGGTGCCGTTGTCGGAGTAGGTCGCCAGCTTCTCGGAGACTTCGATGCCGATGTTCTCCTGGGCCTCCAGGGTGGAGCCGCCGATGTGCGGGGTCAGGATGACGTTGTCGAGGCCGCGCAGGGGGCTCTCGAACTCCTCGTCGTTGCCCTTGGGCTCCACCGGGAAGACGTCCACTGCGGCACCGTTGAGGCGCCCCTCGCGGATCGCTTCGGCCAGTGCCTCGATCACCACCACGCTGCCGCGGGAGGCGTTGATCAGGATGGATCCCGGCTTCATGCGTGCGATCTGCTCGGCGCCGATCATCCAGCGCGTCGACGGCAGGTCGGGGACATGGAGGGTGACCACATCGGCCTTGCCCAGCAGCTCGTCGAGGCCGCCGACCTGGCGGGCGTTGCCCATGCCTAGCTTGGCGATCACGTCGTAGTAGATGACGTCGAAGCCCAGTGACTCGGCGAGTACCGAGAGCTGCGAGCCGATGCTGCCGTAGCCGATGATCCCCAGGGTCTTGCCGCGGGCTTCGTGGGAGTTCTTGGCGCTCTTCAT
The Halomonas sp. H10-9-1 DNA segment above includes these coding regions:
- the serA gene encoding phosphoglycerate dehydrogenase — protein: MAKTSLDKSKIKILLLEGIHQTAVDNLRNAGYSNIEHLSTSLDEAALIENIRDAHFIGIRSRTQLNERVFAAAEKLVAVGCFCIGTNQVDLDAALARGIPVFNAPYSNTRSVAELVLAEAIMLLRGIPEKNARAHQGGWMKSAKNSHEARGKTLGIIGYGSIGSQLSVLAESLGFDVIYYDVIAKLGMGNARQVGGLDELLGKADVVTLHVPDLPSTRWMIGAEQIARMKPGSILINASRGSVVVIEALAEAIREGRLNGAAVDVFPVEPKGNDEEFESPLRGLDNVILTPHIGGSTLEAQENIGIEVSEKLATYSDNGTTVTSVNFPEVALPAHPGKHRLLHIHDNVPGVLSEINRVLSENGINIAGQYLQTNDKVGYVVIDVDKAYGPQALDALRQVEHTLKVRVLYSEGGQDI